A window of the Fusarium fujikuroi IMI 58289 draft genome, chromosome FFUJ_chr09 genome harbors these coding sequences:
- a CDS encoding related to endo-1,3-beta-glucanase, whose product MFSPWILTIFTCLFAVAAAVQPPAYSGYTRVWQQDFAGQANTFPSTSTWNIIERVKNYNNEIQAYVKSTSVLRQSGKNTLQLIPQFSSKTKKWTSARIESTYTLTPKLGKITRVEASLRLGGNSARSKQGIWPAFWLLGDAIRNGVEWPTCGEVDIMENVNGQKIGYGAVHCDQAPGGICNEPNGIASNTPLPDSKYHVWRVQFDRRSSNLRFQSITWYLDGTVFHRVTGAQIGNATVWKRLCHSPMFVIFNVAVGGDWPGVPNSSTKDGIGNHMEVEYVAHYVSN is encoded by the exons ATGTTCTCTCCTTGGatcctcaccatcttcacgTGTCTATTCGCCGTCGCAGCGGCAGTACAACCGCCCGCCTACAGCGGCTACACGCGGGTCTGGCAGCAAGATTTCGCAGGCCAAGCCAACACATTCCCCAGCACAAGCACATGGAACATCATCGAGCGCGTAAAGAACTACAACAATGAAATCCAAGCCTACGTGAAAAGCACCAGTGTTCTCCGACAGTCTGGCAAGAACACGCTGCAGCTGATTCCCCAGTTCTCGAGCAAGACAAAAAAGTGGACGTCTGCTCGCATTGAGAGCACGTATACCCTTACGCCCAAGCTTGGAAAGATCACTAGAGTTGAGGCCAGCTTGCGTCTGGGGGGTAACTCGGCGAGGAGTAAGCAAGGAATTTGGCCGGCTTTTTGgcttcttggtgatgccATTCGAAATGGGGTTGAGTGGCCTACTTGCGGAGAGGTTGATATCATGGAGAATGTCAACGGGCAGAAGATTGGCTACGGTGCTGTTCACTGTGACCAAGCACCTGGTGGAATCTGCAACGAGCCTAACGGTATTGCGTCGAATACTCCGCTCCCTGATAGCAAGTATCACGTCTGGCGGGTCCAGTTTGATCGACGAAGCAGCAACTTAAGATTTCAGTCTATTACCTGGTATCTTGACGGAACAGTCTTTCATCGTGTTACGGGTGCTCAAATTGGCAATGCAACGGTTTGGAAGAGGCTGTGCCATAGTCCTATGTTTGTCATCTTcaatgttgctgttggtggagATTGG CCCGGCGTCCCTAACTCTAGCACCAAGGATGGAATTGGAAACCATATGGAAGTTGAATATGTCGCTCATTATGTTTCTAACTAG
- a CDS encoding related to NADH oxidase: MAPARYGNEVVDPAPLLQPLDYVFAKRRAPNRFLKAAMSEKLATWDPKDVSARGYPTPELITLYRNWGAGGWGTILTSNVIIDGINLEAPGNLIIPADEPFEGRRFDGFKEMATEAKKNGSLLVAQVSHAGRQVEDWVNPHPISASDVQLVNSGMSGRSFAAPRPATKEDIANIINGFAHAAEFLDKAGFDGIELHGAHGYLLAQFLSPRTNKRTDEYGGSRENRMRIVLEVFAEIKRRVSPNFIVGIKANSVEYTPGGIDIEDVKAFAVALENAEVDFIELSGGNYEKFAFAHEREENKKRENYFLVQAEEIVKVLKRDTKIFSTGGFKSIKAMVDSLQIIDGVGIGRASAQEPRFVETLKKVSIPGTMEQRFDHDDVLKRLAAAGIQISQIANNLEPVDLSKQENADSLWNDVMQYFQQAAQDTEHKLYKWPALSQVAHPYGELDL, from the coding sequence ATGGCACCTGCAAGATACGGAAACGAGGTCGTTGACCCTGCGCCTCTACTACAGCCTCTCGACTATGTTTTCGCTAAGCGACGAGCACCCAACCGCTTTCTCAAGGCAGCCATGTCTGAGAAGCTCGCCACATGGGACCCCAAGGATGTCTCTGCCAGAGGATACCCTACACCAGAGCTCATCACCCTCTACAGAAACTGGGGTGCTGGTGGCTGGGGAACCATCCTAACCAGCAACGTTATCATCGACGGCATTAACCTGGAAGCCCCCGGCAACCTCATTATCCCTGCCGATGAGCCCTTCGAGGGTCGTCGCTTTGACGGCTTCAAGGAGATGGCTACcgaggcgaagaagaacgGCAGTCTTTTGGTCGCTCAGGTCTCTCATGCTGGTCGTCAGGTCGAGGACTGGGTGAACCCCCATCCCATTAGTGCCTCAGACGTTCAGCTCGTCAACTCTGGCATGTCTGGAAGGAGTTTCGCTGCTCCTCGACCTGCTACCAAGGAGGACATCGCCAACATTATCAACGGTTTCGCTCACGCCGCTGAGTTTCTCGACAAGGCTGGTTTCGACGGCATTGAGCTCCACGGTGCCCATGGCTATCTCTTGGCTCAGTTCCTCTCCCCTCGCACCAACAAGCGAACCGATGAGTACGGCGGTAGTCGTGAGAACCGAATGCGCATTGTTCTCGAGGTCTTCGCCGAGATCAAGCGTCGTGTGAGCCCCAACTTCATCGTTGGTATCAAGGCCAACTCTGTCGAGTACACCCCTGGCGGTATTGATattgaggatgtcaaggCCTTTGCCGTCGCTCTCGAGAACGCCGAGGTTGATTTTATTGAGCTCTCTGGAGGAAACTATGAGAAGTTTGCCTTTGCCCACGAGCGagaagagaacaagaagcgagAGAACTACTTCCTTGTTCAAGCTGAGGAGatcgtcaaggtcttgaagcGTGATACGAAGATCTTTTCCACCGGAGGCTTCAAGAGCATTAAGGCGATGGTTGATTCTCTTCAGATcattgatggtgttggtatCGGCCGCGCAAGTGCCCAAGAACCTAGATTTGTCGAGACACTCAAGAAGGTCTCGATTCCTGGAACAATGGAGCAAAGGTTCGACCACGATGATGTTCTCAAGCGACTTGCTGCAGCTGGAATCCAAATCTCCCAGATCGCCAATAACTTGGAACCCGTTGATTTGAGCAAGCAGGAGAATGCGGATAGTCTGTGGAATGATGTTATGCAGTACTTTCAGCAAGCTGCTCAAGATACGGAGCATAAGCTGTACAAGTGGCCTGCTCTGTCGCAGGTGGCTCATCCTTACGGAGAGTTGGATTTATGA
- a CDS encoding related to benzoate 4-monooxygenase cytochrome P450, giving the protein MAVDTSNYIQGLASPLHVSAAITVALLTAFLWRLYNDPLSHIPGPLVARFTPIWLWWLTWTGVECRVIDRLHKKYGPVVRIAPNEVDVSDGAALNLIYIKNGGYMKSPIYRNYDVNGFETIFSALNPAHRAPRAKAVAPMFAHQRIAKGKPDVDKVLDSFVAEMQRRKIEANGAPVDVLNLSRALALDTVTVYLFGECFNGISNGRLRVTEFINNFVAGGRFFYLPGWFYDFVDEWSAKLDKKKLLVAQSTDMIQEYATRVVDRSAVEEKDMEPETFQGRLLAAGISREEAIAQVVDVMFAGTDAAGTTMAILCWNLAQHPEKYDRVYKEVIENTELDAQSLPYLTGVVKESLRLSMANPTRFPRIVPPGGMQVPGLPKIPAGTSVGAGAFMLHHNPEVFPSPRQFMPERWLNPSQEMLRDSFYFGAGSRQCIARNLASAGLWWAAEAFIRSDVLRGATIVRDKIEIVEWFNAKIVGEKIEVHW; this is encoded by the exons ATGGCTGTCGATACTTCTAATTATATCCAAGGCCTCGCAAGCCCCCTACACGTCAGCGCGGCTATCACTGTGGCGCTTCTGACTGCCTTTCTCTGGCGACTGTACAATGATCCCCTCAGTCACATCCCAGGCCCTCTCGTCGCCCGCTTCACCCCAATCTGGCTCTGGTGGCTCACCTGGACAGGAGTTGAATGCCGCGTCATCGACAGGCTTCACAAGAAATATGGCCCGGTTGTGAGAATCGCCCCCAATGAAGTCGACGTATCCGATGGCGCggctctcaacctcatctaCATCAAGAACGGCGGCTACATGAAAAGTCCTATCTACCGTAATTACGACgtcaatggctttgagaCCATCTTCTCGGCTTTAAACCCGGCTCATCGGGCACCGAGGGCGAAAGCCGTTGCACCCATGTTCGCCCATCAACGAATCGCAAAAGGCAAACCGGACGTCGACAAAGTTCTCGATTCTTTTGTGGCTGAGATGCAACGCAGGAAGATTGAAGCAAACGGTGCCCCAGTAGATGTCCTCAACCTGTCACGCGCTCTCGCTTTGGATACAGTGACCGTGTATCTATTTGGTGAATGCTTTAACGGTATCAGTAATGGTCGCCTCCGTGTCACCGAGTTCATTAATAACTTCGTCGCTGGTGGTCGCTTCTTTTACCTACCAGGGTGGTTCTATGACTTTGTGGACGAGTGGTCTGCgaagcttgacaagaagaagctgctcgTCGCCCAGAGTACTGATATGATACAAGAGTATGCTACTCGGGTGGTTGATAGAAGCGCCGTGGAAGAAAAGGACATGGAACCAGAAACATTCCAAGGTCGATTGCTGGCTGCTGGTATCTCGCGCGAGGAGGCTATAGCtcaagttgttgatgtcatgTTTGCTGGTACCGACGCTGCTGGGACGACAATGGCGATTCTGTGCTGGAACTTGGCTCAGCATCCCGAGAA ATACGATCGCGTTTACAAGGAAGTCATCGAAAATACTGAACTTGACGCCCAATCCCTGCCTTACCTCACAGGTGTCGTCAAAGAAAGTCTACGCCTGTCCATGGCTAACCCAACCCGTTTCCCTCGTATTGTCCCTCCTGGTGGAATGCAGGTTCCCGGCCTACCTAAAATTCCAGCTGGTACCAGCGTCGGCGCCGGCGCTTTCATGCTGCACCATAACCCTGAAGTCTTTCCAAGCCCGCGTCAGTTCATGCCAGAGCGATGGTTAAATCCGTCTCAGGAGATGCTGCGCGACAGCTTCTACTTCGGAGCTGGCTCGCGGCAATGTATTGCGCGGAATCTTGCGTCTGCTGGACTTTGGTGGGCGGCCGAGGCTTTCATTCGAAGTGATGTCCTTCGGGGCGCAACGATTGTTCGggacaagattgagattgttGAGTGGTTTAATGCAAAGATCGTCGGCGAGAAGATCGAGGTGCATTGGTGA
- a CDS encoding related to ankyrin: protein MSFGFSVGDMLHLIELAQKTRRSFIDAPAQFRQISEEVRTLSNVLRDLEDVIPERALPEALSESLGDHVDVCTRLLEEIQAVLLKYHSLDGKNGKTRKTWRRIRWEPDDIKDMRQRLTSNIVLLSTINDTLNGHSLVKVQEGIDRLHDFNEDQEFTTITSWLSSLQNAAQHNDVLTRRHSGTGKWFLTSQQYVHWRESTRGTLFCPGLPGGGKTVIAASVIDDLLHRFEPEDRVGVAFIYCSYKRQHEQSVQDCMASLLKQLVQQLPKMPPTIRSLYRRHKNNQTRPSLDEIVQALQAVIDSREQVYMVVDALDEYSKTAGDLTNFLNGIFQLQSGRNINILATSRPNIAGVRRYLNNGMELEISAREEDVRQVLENAMPGMPSCISSKPALQKQVVEGIAKAVDGMFLLARLHLDSLRDKLRRKEVLRALENLPTGEEALNIAYTEAIDRIDSQRPGCRDLAKSVLTWISIARRPLTTSELRHALAIEPDETELDECNLPELEDMLSFCEGLVVADEKSNIISLVHYTTQEYLDQVRHKWLPNSHKEVALNSLAYLSYDDFAAGACESDSAFEHRLHKHVLLDYCAKNWGDHVRDAIDEEVNEAALEFLEDDRRIASAVQVRMVAGYHFQGYSAKVPVKIGAVHIAAQFGLTKIVSQLLDDDAEADVKDDFGRTPLPYAAEYGHKDTVELLMKHTDTDTDFADEQGRTPLSWAAGRGHVDVLKVLLNCPAVSANSKDSHSQSPLSWAARMGAASAVRYLITRNEVDKESRDRSGQTPLSWAAYNGHLEITMMLAESPGVDIDSKDDFSQTPLSWAAHNGHIGVVAYLLSTSRVSADTPDADNRTPLSWAAHNGHASVVRLLASRSDVNADKKDNSGQSPLSWAAREGHIDVVEFLTTLDDVQIHAADRRGNTALKWAAWNGYADIVLALEAKRQRGSAERRISLLKTEFETTAEHIEDISAPHVQRIV, encoded by the exons ATGAGTTTTGGTTTCTCTGTGGGTGATATGCTTCACCTGATTGAGCTGGCCCAGAAGACTCGGAGATCGTTCATTGATGCGCCAGCTCAATTCAGACAAATATCCGAAGA AGTTAGAACGCTCTCAAATGTATTGCGCGACCTTGAAGACGTTATTCCTGAGCGAGCGCTGCCAGAGGCTCTCTCCGAGTCCCTTGGTGACCATGTCGATGTTTGTACCCGCTTACTGGAGGAGATACAAGCAGTGTTACTCAAGTACCACTCTCTAGACGGTAAGAATGGTAAAACAAGAAAAACATGGAGGAGAATTCGCTGGGAACCAGATGACATTAAAGATATGCGACAGCGATTAACCTCCAATATTGTCCTGTTAAGCACCATCAACGATACTTTAAATGG CCACTCGCTTGTCAAGGTACAGGAGGGCATTGATCGGCTTCACGACTTCAACGAAGACCAAGAGTTCACTACGATCACGTCATGGCTCTCATCGCTACAAAATGCAGCACAGCATAACGATGTATTGACCAGACGCCACTCAGGCACTGGGAAATGGTTCCTCACCTCTCAGCAATATGTTCATTGGCGAGAGTCAACTCGCGGCACGCTATTCTGCCCTGGTCTTCCAGGTGGAGGCAAGACCGTCATTGCTGCATCTGTTATTGACGACTTACTGCATAGGTTTGAGCCAGAGGACAGAGTTGGTGTCGCGTTCATATACTGCAGTTACAAGCGACAGCATGAACAGAGCGTCCAGGATTGTATGGCCAGTCTGCTCAAACAGCTTGTTCAGCAACTACCCAAGATGCCCCCGACTATACGCAGTTTGTATCGCCGGCATAAGAACAACCAGACGAGACCATCTTTAGATGAGATTGTTCAGGCACTTCAAGCTGTTATTGACTCTCGTGAACAGGTCTACATGGTGGTAGATGCTCTAGACGAGTACTCCAAGACGGCTGGTGACTTGACGAACTTCTTGAACGGAATCTTCCAACTACAATCAGGGCGCAATATTAATATCCTGGCGACATCGCGGCCGAATATTGCTGGTGTCAGGCGTTACTTGAATAACGGCATGGAACTGGAGATCAGTGCTCGGGAGGAAGACGTGCGTCAGGTGCTGGAGAACGCAATGCCCGGGATGCCGAGCTGCATCTCGAGCAAGCCGGCTCTCCAGAAGCAGGTTGTTGAAGGGATTGCCAAAGCTGTCGATGGAAT GTTTCTGCTCGCACGACTTCATCTTGACTCGCTGCGTGATAAGCTGCGACGAAAGGAAGTCCTCAGAGCACTTGAGAATCTTCCCACTGGAGAAGAGGCTCTCAACATTGCATACACAGAAGCCATTGACCGCATCGACTCGCAGCGACCGGGCTGTCGTGACCTGGCCAAGTCGGTCCTCACGTGGATCAGCATTGCTCGCAGACCTCTGACCACATCGGAACTCAGACATGCGCTGGCAATTGAGCCTGACGAGACAGAACTTGACGAGTGCAATCTCCCCGAGCTTGAAGACATGCTGTCTTTTTGCGAAGGACTTGTCGTTGCCGATGAGAAAAGtaacatcatcagcctcgtGCACTATACAACCCAAGAATACCTTGACCAAGTCAGACATAAGTGGCTTCCTAACTCCCACAAAGAGGTTGCCCTTAACTCTCTTGCGTACCTGTCGTATGATGACTTTGCCGCGGGTGCCTGCGAGAGTGACAGTGCTTTCGAGCATCGCTTGCATAAGCATGTACTACTCGACTACTGTGCTAAGAACTGGGGCGACCATGTGCGTGATGCCATCGACGAGGAAGTCAATGAGGCAGCCCTTGAGTTTCTTGAAGACGATCGGAGAATCGCTAGTGCGGTACAGGTGCGAATGGTGGCGGGTTACCATTTCCAAGGCTACAGTGCCAAGGTGCCTGTAAAAATTGGTGCCGTTCACATCGCTGCGCAATTTGGGCTTACCAAGATTGTGTCTCAATTACTTGACGACGACGCAGAGGcagatgtcaaggatgacttTGGCAGAACACCACTGCCTTACGCTGCCGAATATGGCCACAAAGATACCGTAGAACTGCTAATGAAGCACACAGACACGGATACAGACTTTGCGGATGAGCAAGGTCGTACACCCTTATCGTGGGCTGCAGGGCGCGGACATGTCGATGTACTCAAGGTCCTTCTCAATTGCCCAGCTGTCAGTGCCAACTCAAAAGACTCTCACTCTCAATCGCCGCTCTCATGGGCTGCACGGATGGGTGCTGCAAGTGCAGTGAGATATCTAATTACGAGAAATGAGGTAGACAAAGAGTCACGCGACAGAAGCGGGCAGACTCCGTTATCCTGGGCCGCTTACAACGGGCACCTGGAGATCACAATGATGCTGGCTGAGTCACCTGGAGTTGACATCGACTCAAAGGATGACTTTAGTCAAACGCCGCTCTCATGGGCAGCTCACAACGGTCATATCGGCGTTGTTGCTTATTTATTGAGTACTTCTCGCGTCAGTGCCGATACACCAGACGCAGATAATCGCACACCGCTATCGTGGGCGGCACACAATGGCCACGCCTCTGTAGTCAGACTGCTGGCGTCACGATCGGACGTCAATGCcgacaagaaagacaacAGCGGACAAAGTCCGCTTTCATGGGCGGCGCGTGAGGGTCACATAGATGTGGTCGAGTTTCTCACGACTCTCGACGACGTCCAAATCCATGCTGCAGATCGACGTGGAAATACAGCGTTGAAGTGGGCGGCGTGGAATGGGTATGCGGACATTGTGCTGGCCTTGGAGGCGAAGAGACAACGCGGTAGTGCCGAAAGACGAATATCGCTACTGAAGACTGAGTTTGAGACTACGGCGGAGCATATAGAGGACATATCCGCGCCTCATGTTCAAAGGATAGTGTGA
- a CDS encoding probable histidinol-phosphate transaminase, with product MRRNSPFDITKCARPNILALEPYTSERGDYPPGADITLLDANENAFGPSIDFSRDGSKPNGNNGEYAARNPTGANKGAVIEQPNVDPKGLQLHRYPDAHYSNNQTSHSMQLRQKFCDFRQVEGAKPLTVQNVCLTVGGDESIDIIIRVFCTPGKDKILICPPTYGMYEVSAHVNDVGIVKVNLDVDNGFALRPDAINEALSADPTIKVVFICSPGNPSGNLLERSDIVKVLEHPTWNGIVVVDEAYIDFAPKESSFVAEVNTWPNLIVAHTMSKAFGLAAIRLGISYSQPQIARLMNNVRGPYNMSAPTVALASAALSPDGLCVMEENRALMVQQRDRLLQELPKIPGFGRFLGDFHTNFVLAQFLNKPADQGGVPDNATATALKDSLATRGPILVRDRSKQIGCSGCLRITVGNKEQVDDLLVHIRTTLEEMYKAKQ from the exons ATGCGAAGAAACAGCCCATTTGACATCACAAAGTGTGCGCGGCCCAACATTCTCGCTTTGGAGCCCTACACCAGTGAGAGAGG CGATTATCCGCCTGGCGCGGACATCACTCTTCTTGATGCAAATGAGAATGCATTTGGCCCGAGCATTGATTTCAGCAGAGATGGCTCAAAGCCCAACGGAAATAATGGAGAATACGCCGCTCGCAACCCGACGGGCGCAAACAAGGGTGCTGTCATTGAGCAGCCAAACGTTGACCCGAAAGGATTACAGTTGCATCGCTATCCCGACGC CCATTATTCTAACAATCAGACAAGTCATTCTATGCAGCTAAGGCAGAAGTTTTGCGACTTTCGTCAAGTTGAAGGCGCAAAACCTCTGACTGTACAGAACGTCTGCCTCACTGTTGGAGGTGATGAGtccatcgacatcatcatccgcGTCTTTTGTACCCCGGGCAAAGACAAGATTCTCATTTGTCCCCCAACCTATGGCATGTACGAAGTCAGTGCTCACGTCAACGATGTGGGTATCGTGAAGGtcaatcttgatgttgacaacGGCTTTGCATTGAGGCCTGATGCCATCAATGAGGCTCTATCTGCAGATCCTACTATCAAAGTGGTATTCATCTGCTCACCGGGAAATCCATCTGGGAACCTTCTCGAACGATCTGATATCGTCAAGGTCCTGGAGCATCCGACGTGGAATGGCATTGTGGTCGTTGACGAGGCGTACATCGACTTTGCGCCCAAAGAGTCCAGTTTCGTCGCTGAGGTGAACACTTGGCCCAATCTCATCGTTGCACATACCATGAGCAAAGCTTTTGGTCTCGCTGCAATCAGGCTAGGTATATCCtactctcaacctcaaattGCTCGTCTGATGAATAATGTCCGTGGACCGTACAACATGTCTGCTCCAACAGTGGCTCTAGCTAGCGCTGCACTATCCCCGGATGGACTCTGTGTCATGGAAGAGAATCGAGCCTTGATGGTTCAGCAGCGAGatcgacttcttcaagagcttccCAAGATTCCAGGCTTTGGCAGATTTCTCGGTGACTTCCACACGAACTTTGTATTGGCCCAGTTTCTTAACAAACCTGCGGACCAGGGTGGTGTTCCAGACAATGCTACGGCAACGGCTCTCAAAGATTCTTTGGCTACTCGAGGACCTATTCTTGTGCGAGATCGTAGCAAGCAGATTGGCTGTTCTGGATGTTTGAGAATCACAGTTGGGAACAAGGAACAGGTGGATGATCTCCTTGTACACATCCGAACTACACTCGAGGAGATGTACAAGGCTAAGCAGTAA
- a CDS encoding related to TOB3 (member of AAA-ATPase family), whose product MTSDQLHPNHENGTEPASQESICESKVYHHTKNKDGRDQCKEQLPDSEPTKNPEDDEDSPYALIVRRRFSEKREVESTTVCINSPLIHKSFQDVIGSYPTVASDFKSSFKLESPFQILLHYWDPLEAYRDEADSPRMRQHLNLLFRFMEQEMGPERRTLQHMLQKQMITFKQAWVIYRPGDLVVSDVLGKSWLSRVEKVCYGTSRNRGPYVTIHMKYCDANDDAIGEAQRSTNIFQSDYFASDHPAKIKRLPVYPRKFCDRGPDLEIELLERGKKFITNRGILTKDYDGIAEWLKEPPLDFFDPNMADYPPIWLPFTETGRVVLDRKTFEEDNYSHVTMIEEVDDPELFLCPPYALGYSTGRKEWCRYLVDNLRDVTWKENAWSSLILDQEQKQVLKALVMSHKHPERVRSLSEQKGKGLVVLLHGTPGSGKTLSAETAAEMSKKALLSTSMSELNRYDRAYAFEYRLKQILQYATTWNAIILFDEADVFLESRDLTSSSTTRTALVAVFLKHLEYFSGIVFLTTNRLSSIDAAMKSRIHLSLSFGPPEAEVRRQIWKQNLEAVPIDETEIGGDELSCRAAEDLIHHKLNGREISNALNTARTLARFEEDKLSLQHIETVLKVGQTFGKHIGA is encoded by the exons ATGACTTCTGATCAACTGCACCCTAATCATGAGAATGGCACTGAGCCAGCCTCCCAAGAATCCATTTGCGAGTCCAAAGTCTATCACCATACTAAGAACAAAGATGGCAGAGACCAATGCAAAGAACAGCTTCCTGATTCTGAGCCAACAAAGAATcccgaagacgacgaggacaGCCCGTACGCCTTGATTGTCAGAAGACGATTTTCAGAGAAGCGAGAAGTCGAGTCAACTACAGTATGCATCAACTCGCCACTGATTCATAAATCATTCCAAGATGTCATCGGTTCTTACCCAACGGTTGCCTCAGACTTCAAGAGCTCTTTCAAGCTTGAGAGTCCATTTCAGATCCTTCTGCACTACTGGGATCCTCTCGAAGCCTACCGAGATGAGGCCGACTCGCCTCGGATGCGGCAACATCTCAACTTACTCTTCCGTTTCATGGAACAAGAAATGGGTCCCGAGAGGCGCACCCTCCAGCATATGCTCCAGAAACAAATGATCACTTTCAAGCAGGCATGGGTAATCTACCGTCCTGGAGACCTTGTTGTTAGCGATGTCTTGGGAAAGTCCTGGTTATCACGCGTGGAAAAAGTGTGTTATGGGACAAGCCGAAACCGAGGACCATATGTGACGATACATATGAAATATTGCGACGCCAATGATGATGCGATTGGGGAAGCCCAACGGTCTACGAACATCTTCCAAAGCGATTACTTTGCGTCAGACCATCcagccaagatcaaaagACTTCCCGTTTATCCTAGAAAGTTCTGTGACCGTGGCCCAGACCTGGAaatcgagcttcttgaacgcGGCAAGAAGTTCATCACCAATCGTGGGATACTGACTAAAGACTATGATGGAATCGCAGAGTGGTTGAAAGAGCCTCCACTCGACTTCTTTGATCCAAATATGGCAGACTATCCGCCTATCTGGCTGCCATTCACC GAAACCGGACGTGTTGTACTTGATCGCAAGACATTCGAAGAAGACAACTATAGCCACGTTACCATgattgaagaggttgatgatccGGAACTTTTCCTCTGCCCGCCATATGCTCTGGGGTACTCAACTGGCCGAAAGGAGTGGTGCCGCTATCTAGTGGATAATTTGCGAGATGTGACATGGAAGGAGAACGCATGGTCATCACTGATTCTTGACCAGGAACAAAAGCAGGTCTTGAAAGCTCTTGTCATGTCACACAAACATCCAGAGAGGGTCAGGAGCCTTTCAGAACAGAAGGGTAAAGGACTGGTGGTTCTTCT GCATGGAACTCCTGGTTCCGGTAAAACACTCTCTGCAGAAACAGCAGCCGAGATGTCTAAGAAAGCTCTTTTGTCCACAAGTATGAGCGAGCTAAACAGATATGATAG AGCATATGCCTTTGAGTACAGGCTTAAACAGATTCTGCAGTACGCCACTACCTGGAACGCGATCATCTTATTCGACGAAGCCGACGTCTTCCTCGAGAGCCGAGACTTGACTTCCAGCAGCACTACTCGTACCGCACTTGTGGCCGTATTTCTAAAACACCTCGAATATTTCTCAGGCATTGTCTTTCTGACAACGAACCGCCTCAGCAGCATAGATGCTGCGATGAAGTCCCGCATCCACCTGTCGCTCTCATTCGGTCCTCCTGAGGCAGAGGTTCGCCGCCAGATCTGGAAACAGAACCTTGAAGCTGTCCCCATCGACGAGACAGAGATCGGTGGTGACGAGTTGAGTTGTCGGGCAGCCGAGGACTTGATACATCATAAGCTTAATGGGCGTGAGATATCCAATGCTCTAAACACAGCGAGGACTCTTGCGAGATTTGAGGAGGACAAGTTGAGTTTGCAGCACATTGAGACGGTACTCAAAGTTGGACAGACATTTGGGAAGCATATAGGAGCTTAG